Genomic DNA from Desulfocurvus vexinensis DSM 17965:
GCGACCCGGCGCACACGAAATAGGTCAGCACCGCGCAGCCCAGGCTGTGGTTGTAGCTCTTGTAGCCCCGGGCCACCAGCCGGGCCACCTGCTTGAGGGCGCCGTTCTGGTTGAAGAAGGCCATACCCGTGCGCAGCATGTCGGACAGCTCGCCGAAGCGGCGCTTGGCCAGGCCCTTGGGCAGGCGCTCCTCGAACACGCGGCGCAAGGCCATGAGCGAGCCCTGGTACCAGGCCTCGCTGCGCTGCTCCATGGGGATGTTCTCGTCCAGCAGCAGATCGGGCAGGTTCTCCAGCAGGTAGCTGGCGTAGGCCCCGCGCTCGGCGCCGTCCACATAGACCTGGAGCACGCCCATGTCGTCGAGCTTGCGGCGGTGGACGTCGGTGAAGGCGTCGCCCTTGCTGGTGTAGAGCACGAACGACGGGCCCTGGCGCAGGTACAGGGCGAAGCGGCCCTTGCTCCAGTTGCGGATCATCAGCGGGCTGATGGGAAAGAAGCCTTCGGCGTCCTGGGGCGGGTCCTGGGCGGGGCGGTGCTGGTCGGTCATCGGCGGTCCCGGTTGAGGGTGGCGGCGGGGTGCCCTGGGCTGGCGGAAATCTTCGTCAAAGGCGCGCGGGCTGTCAAAGGGTTTCCCTGCGCGCCGGGCCGGGCCCTGCCTCCGCCCCCCCCGGGGCCGGGGCTTCCCGGTGCGGCCGCAGCCGGGGCACCTTGACTTGCGCGCTCCGGGCGTTATTGTGCCCTGGCGCGGGCCGCCCCGGGCCGCGCCCAGAAGGAGGACCAGCCATGCCCATGTACGAATACGAATGCGAGAAATGCGGCCACAGCTTCGAGGACCTGGCCGGGCCCGACGAGCCCTGCCCGCCCTGCGCGAAATGCGCGGGCGCCACGCGCAAGGTCATCTCGCGAGCCGCGCTGCGGGTGGACCACGCCAGCCCCCTGGACCGGGGCGTGGCGCCGCTGGTGGGCTACAACCCCACGGGCCGCCCCCGGGCCTGCCCTGCGGGCGGCTGCGGCGGCCGCCGCCGCGGCGGCAACTAGCCGCCAGCAACGCCCCTCCCGCAGGCCGCCCCGCAGCGGCGCCCACGGCGGCGGGCAATGCGGCCCGCCGCGCCGCCGGACGCGCCGGGGCGTGAACGACGCGCTGTGCGGCGCAAGCCAGCGCCACGGGACAAAAAACAGCCTCTTGCAGCAGCCTACCTGAAGAAAACGGTGCACCGCCAGTCGCGGGCGCGGGGCTACTCCCCGTCCGCCAGCCAGCCCCCCAGGCCGCAGGCGTCGCATCCGGCGCAGCCGCTGGGCGCGCAGCGGGCCGAGGGCCGGGCCTGCTTGTAGCGCTCCCATTCCCGCCACAGATAGTCGCGCGACACGCCGGTGTCGATGCACTCCCAGGGGAAGGCCTCGTCCTGGCCGCGCTCGCGGTCCAGGAAGGCCCCGGGGTCGCCGTCCCAGGCCTTGAGCGCCCGGCGCCAGCCCATGCCCGGGCGCGCGGCCAGCTCCGCCAGATCGAACACCGTCTCGTCGCCACGCGCCAGCAGGGCCTGGAGCCGCGCCGGGCCGGGCCGTTCCAGCATGGCCCGGAAGCCCCGCAGGGGGCGCACCAGATCGCGCACCCGGCCCAGGGCCCATTCCAGCTGCGCCTCGTCGGCCATGGGTGCCCACTGGAAGGGCGTCCACGGCTTGGGCACCAGGCAGCTGGCGCTCACGGTGACGTGCTCCACCCCCCGGCTCTTGCCGCCCTGGCCCTGGCGCACGGCCTCGGCCATGCGCCCGAGCAGGTCGCCCAGCTCGTCGTAATCCTCCCCGGTCTCCCCGGGCCAGCCCACGATGAGATAGATCTTCAGGTGATTGAAGCGCAGGGCGCTGACCCGGCGCACGGCGTCCAGGAAGGCGTCCTCGTCCAGGTTCTTGTTGGCCGCGCGGCGCAGGCGGCGGCTGGCGCCCTCCAGGGCGAAGGTCAGGCTGCGCGTGCCCGTGCGGCGCAGGAAGTCCAGCAGCTCGTCGGTCATGCCGTCGGCCCGCAGGGAGGACAGGGAAAACTTGGTGCCGCGCCCGGCCAGCCAGCGCAGGAAGGGCAGAAGCTCCGGCCAGTCCGTCAGCGCGGTGCCCACCAGCCCGACCTTCACCGGGTTGGCCTGCTCCACGGCGGCCATGAGTTCGCCCATGGCCGCGTGGCGCGGCGGGCGGTACACGTATCCGGCGGCGCAGAACCGGCAGCCGTAGGGGCAGCCCCGGTTGACCTCCAAAAGAAACATGTCGCGGAACTCGGCCTCGGGGCTGACGAAGCAGGAGCGCCCCGGCGCCTCCAGCAGCCCCGGGGCCCCGGCGGGCACCACGCGCCGCGCGGGCGCGCCGGGGCTCCCGGGCAGGTAGACCCCCGGCCGCCCGGCCACGGCCCGCAGGGCCCCGGCCTTGCCCTGCCCCGCCCCGGC
This window encodes:
- a CDS encoding HD-GYP domain-containing protein produces the protein MTDQHRPAQDPPQDAEGFFPISPLMIRNWSKGRFALYLRQGPSFVLYTSKGDAFTDVHRRKLDDMGVLQVYVDGAERGAYASYLLENLPDLLLDENIPMEQRSEAWYQGSLMALRRVFEERLPKGLAKRRFGELSDMLRTGMAFFNQNGALKQVARLVARGYKSYNHSLGCAVLTYFVCAGSPKVHPDRLHAVCLGALLHDLGKTQVAQDLLDRDPDTLSLGERDKVRAHAAAGVALCANLGLEHETVNCILFHHERVDGSGYPSGISGEALPFYVKALAVCDVYDNLTRPAPWRPARTPYEALRYMKMHRDGFDVDAMRRLINVLSGAEVPTQ
- a CDS encoding FmdB family zinc ribbon protein, translated to MPMYEYECEKCGHSFEDLAGPDEPCPPCAKCAGATRKVISRAALRVDHASPLDRGVAPLVGYNPTGRPRACPAGGCGGRRRGGN
- a CDS encoding radical SAM protein, which produces MSRARGEREFWTGICYGREKPPVPEWGGRLPVALVFAQPAATALSTLGWQVVWRLLSARPELAVERFFWEGGEAAPRACDSGRPLADFPVIAFSLNFEEELRSLVEVLDRAGIPARRAARGAGWPLVMAGGPLAFLNPAPAAPAVDLFWVGEAEAGLDALLADLARAAGAGQGKAGALRAVAGRPGVYLPGSPGAPARRVVPAGAPGLLEAPGRSCFVSPEAEFRDMFLLEVNRGCPYGCRFCAAGYVYRPPRHAAMGELMAAVEQANPVKVGLVGTALTDWPELLPFLRWLAGRGTKFSLSSLRADGMTDELLDFLRRTGTRSLTFALEGASRRLRRAANKNLDEDAFLDAVRRVSALRFNHLKIYLIVGWPGETGEDYDELGDLLGRMAEAVRQGQGGKSRGVEHVTVSASCLVPKPWTPFQWAPMADEAQLEWALGRVRDLVRPLRGFRAMLERPGPARLQALLARGDETVFDLAELAARPGMGWRRALKAWDGDPGAFLDRERGQDEAFPWECIDTGVSRDYLWREWERYKQARPSARCAPSGCAGCDACGLGGWLADGE